The following is a genomic window from Pedobacter sp. KBS0701.
AAGCCAGGCGTATTATAGCCAATAATTTCAGTGTATTTTTTGTTCAGGATATTTTTGGCATCAAAAAATACTTTCACCCGTTTTTTAGCCAGGGCATATTCTATATACGCATTGAACAAATTGTACGATGGCATCTCTTCATTTAAATAAGATATAAAATTGGTATCGAAACGTTTGCCAAAATAACGGAAGTTAACGCTTGCATATAAATTGTCAGTTGCCTGTGCACCTGCATTAATACCGAACGTGTGCTTTGGTCTGCGGATTAAAAAGTTGGTCGTTCCTGTATTTCCTTCAACAAAAGCATAATAACCATTGATATTGAAAACACTAAATTTTGCCGCTGGCTCGACTTCAAAACCTTTGTATTTTTGGTTACCCTCATTTATATAACCTGTTGTGTAAACAATGGCATCAGTTAAATCGCGTTTGAAACCTGCAATGCGCAAAGTAAACGCCTCGTCAGCAATGTTTAAGTTTATACCAGCCTCATAATTTTGAGATCTTTCTGGTTTCAGATCCAGATTGGCACCATATTGACCAAACAACATATTCAGTGTAGGAACTTTGAATGCAGTAGATACTGTTCCAAATAATTTCACTTCTTTAATGATGTTGACGCTTGGGGTAATCGAATAAGTAGAGTTTTCGCCATATTGATCATGTTTGTTGTAACGTCCGCCTACTTCGAGGTTAAAAATGCTTAGATCATGTAAAAACAATGATCCGTAAGCGGCGAAGATATTGGTTGTTGGGTTTTTGGTATCAGTAACCAATTTCATTTTTCTGTTGTCGATACCCACCAATAAATCCAATTTATTACCCAGTTTCTGGTTGTAGAATAGATCAACCACATTAAGTTTACCGAAGTTTAAAAAATTACTTGGAAAACCTGCATAACTAGACTTTACATCGTTCGAGTTGCTTTCGTGGCTATAATTTAGCGTTATTTTACCATTGTTGAATTTGTATTCTGAATTAAAGCCTGCACTAAACTGTTTCAAAATAGAACTATTGGAATGTAAACCATCAGTAAATCCATCCTGATCTATTTTATAATCGCCATAGAAATAACGCAGAAAAGGATTAACGGAGAAATGTTCGTCGAGTTTGATCCCGAAATTCGCGTTTAAACCATCAGTTTTAAAACCATCTTTATCAAATATAGCTGCACTTCCTGGCGGTACTGCAGCTTCAGAAATTCCATCGGTTTTCAAATGGGTATAATTGATGTTGTATGAAAAACCTTCCACACCACCATTTAAGCCGATCGTTCCTTTGTAAGTTTCGAAGCTTCCGGCGCTGGCTACACCGTAAATGGTATTTCCTTTAGGTCCGCCCTTTTTAGTGATGATATTGATTACGCCTGCAACGGCATCAGATCCGTAAATGGTAGACTGGCCACCTTTTAAGATTTCGATATGATCAATCTGATCGATTGAGAAAAGACGTAGATCGAACGTTCCGCTAATACTTGCGGGATCGTTCTGTACGATACCATCGATAAGAACCAGGGTGTAACCACCAAGTGCGCCCCTTATAAATATACTTTTGTCCTTGCCCTGGTTACTATTCCCCCCACTGATAACAATACCAGCCTGCTCGCTCAATAGATCAGGTAATGACTTGCCATTGCTGCGACCTAATACTTCGCGGCTGATAATGGTTACCACTTTACCTGTTTGCGATTGTTTCTGATCGTTTTTGGTCGCAGAAATTACAACATCTTTAAGCTGCAAACTGTCTTGAGTTTGAGCATTAGCCAACTGGCCAATCATTAACTGCGCTAGCCCTAAACTGGCTACAGTTAGCATTCTTTTTTTGTTCATTTGATTGTGGTTTTGCCCACAGCCAACAGATAGAAAAGGAAATGAAAATACGAACAACGTTAATATCTCAATCCTAGCTTCAATCCCCGAAAGCTATGAAATTAAATACTAAAGGCAGGTCTTCTGACTTACTCCAGGTTTTTCTGTCTTCCCGCTCAGTAGTTAATTGGGCAGTGACTTAAGAATTGAAAAACGTTACAGAGCTTACAGCTGCGGGACAGTTACAGATTTACACTGTATTCCCTTTTAATCCCGGTGTAAGCCGGGAACCAAAAGTGCCGCAAAGGTAATAAAAAGAGTACAACAAATGTAAATGATAAAGGCCTGCACTAGGCAGACCTTTACATTGGGATGTTATTTATAGGTAGATAGTTAAAATTTATTTAATCCCTAAATCAACCGCACCTTTAACTTCGGTAGAAATTTCGCCTAAACTACCTGCATCGGCATTTTGTCCGGTGTAAATTTTCACGAAATCGATTGTTTTTAGATCCACTTTACTTCCATTTTTATCAACTGCCCATGATAAGTCGAAGCTGTTATATGAGTTGGTTTTGTAATCATCGCCTGTAGAATAGCTATCGGTATAACCCCAGTCAAAAGGAGAACTGATTATAATGCTACCTACTTTACCTGTTGATGGCGATAGCAAAGTTCCTTTGAAGGTTATATTTTCCTGATTTGCAGCAAATTCAGGGTAAAAATTATGCTTATGGAAATTGTTAACCTTTATTTCGCCACTATTTCCCTGGTTATCTTTCCAGGTTACATTGGCAAATGTTTTAGGATTAGTGTAGGTAATTTCATAATTTTTAATGGTGCTCGTTTTGGCATACTCGCTTCCAGCCAGTTCATACCATTCATCGTCGGCAAGGCCATTACCATTGCTATCCTGACTAACCATTACAATGCCAGGCTCTGAAAAATGATATGGTGCACCTGATGGATTACCATAAATGGCCAGATCGTTACCTGTGTTATTCACTACTGAATGATCAAAGCCAAAAATAATGTAGCCACCAAATCCTCCTAAAGAGATCAGATTAGTGGTGCTTCCAATTAATTTCTGTGCCTGTTCTGGTTTACCCAATGTTTCGTTCACAAACTGCCCCGGTGCAGGTAGATAATCTAATATCCGGCTAATAAATTTGCTGCTGGTTGGGGTAATCTCCACCACAGGAACCGGAACAGTAATGGTATAGGTGTGTGTAAATTCGCCAGCCTCGTTGTAACCTTTATATGCTAAAATATAGGTACCAGCTTTAGCGGCCGTAAAGTTAAAGATATATACAGTGCTTACTACTTTACCATCTAATTTCCATTCATGCTGAAAAGCTTTTCCGTTATTTGTACCTGCACTAAAAGTGGTTCCTACGGCTACTTTAGCCTGCACAGCATCTGCCTTAATCAGTAGATTTACATCAGGAGCCATTTGCTTATCTTTTTTGCAACTAAATAGGAACAGGCAGAAAAGCAAGGCGTAACTTATTGATTTTTTCATTTTGTGTGTTTTTGTATGTTATTTAAATAAGAATGTAATGTGTGCCGGAATGTCGCCAGTGGTAAATGTAAACTTCTTTTTCCCTGCTTTATCAAAACAGTAAATGGTGCCGGGTGTAACATAATCTCTGGCATCGGTCACAAAAACATCCCCCGAGGTAGGATCTACAGCAATACCGTAAGGAAGCGTAATCGAAGCCTCTGTGCCATCGGCGATAAAATTATTGCTCGCAACCGTTTCATCTTTTACGTTAAGTTTTACGTATGTTGACTTTGAAGTACTGTAGCTGTAAGAAAAAAGGTAGGCATCATCTTCATTAATCCAAAAATCGCTTACCGGAATATTGAAGTTCTTTTTAACGGCATCAGTCTTAGTATCGATTACATACAGAGAAGAGGCTACATCTGCATAATCACCTCTTGAGGTTACATAAACATCGCCATATTTATCGGCTTTTAAGTGGTGCAGATTAATGGCTACATCAATCTTCTTTATTTCGGTATTGGTAGTTAAATCAATTACCGATACCGTTCTGTCGTAATTTGGATAGTTATAACCGCCCGAGTTGGCCACATACAATTTATTGCCTACAACCGCCATTTCTTCGGGTTGGTTACCTACCATAATTTTAGTTTTTATGGTACTTAAAGAAGTGGTATCAACCATGGCTACGTAACCATCGTAAGAGGTGATGTAAGCAAAGTTCTTATGGAAGGTTACATATCGTGGGTTATTGATATCCAATTTGGCTACCTGCCTGGCATTGCTGGCGTTCAGGATTTCAACTTTATTACTTCCGTTTACCACCACATACATTTTGGCACCATAAATTTTAACGTCGTTACCAACATCACCAAGTCCTAAAGTAACAGTTGGGTTAGCGGTACCAAATATATTCCTGGTATATTTACCATCATCGTAGCTATAATAATCTAACGATGATTTGTTAGAACCCCAGTTTCCTTCATTTAAAACATATAAGCCTTTTACCATCAATGATGGAGTTTTGGTCCCCTGCTCCGAATCTTCATCTACAGGAGTGTCCTTTCTACAGGCAAATGAAAGGGCAGTTAAAAGCAATAATCCTGTGAGTTTAAAAAATTGTTGTAATTGATGTTTCATATCGTGATATTAAATTGGTTTAAAAATTAGTGGATAAAGTAAAACGGTAGTTTCGTCCCGGCATCGGATAATTCAGTACCACATCGTAATACTGGTTAAAAACATTATTGATTTCAGCATTGAAAAAGAACCTGGTTTGCTGGTACGCGAAATTTGCACCAATGGACACGTCGTGCGTATACCAGGGTTTGACATAGTTAGCCGCGATATTAGCTTTTTGACTATACCTTTCGCCGGTGTAGATGTAGCTATAATTAAACACCAGCTTTTTATAGTCAATGCCAAACCTTGCAGATCCGCTGTGAACAGGAATGTAAGGGATCTGATCACCATACCGAAAAGCTGTTGCACTAATATCTACTGCCTTTTCGAAAGTATAATTAGCACTTGCTTTCAACTTTAGCTGGGCAGCCAAATCCCAAACAGTTTGAACATTCGTTTCGAAACCTTTAATCTGCACGCGATCGAGGTTAACCATCGTCCACCGGCCTAAATTATTACCCGGAATGGCCACAATTTTATCTTTTACCAGATTGTAGTAGGCATCAGCCTGAATAGATAAATAAGCCAAACGTTTACCATTTGATGTATGTCCGTAAGTAAAACCTAAATCGTACTGGTTGGTATATTCTGGTTTGAGTTTGGTATTGCCAATAAATGTATAGTACAGATCGTTAAAAGTTGGCATGCGGAAAATAGATTTGTAAAAACTGCGAATTCTGAAATCTTTGGTTTGAAGAGGTTGCCACGAGGCCATTAAACTCGGTGTATATTCTTGCCTGTTGGCAGACTGATCGCCATTCTTAACTTGCTCTGCAATCAGGGTTGTCAAAATATTGCCCTGAATGATTAAGCTGTTTAAATTTATGGCACTAGCCAACACCACCAAACCAGTATTGCGGCTTGGATAAGCAAAATCGTATAAATTGGCATTCAGTCTTTGTAAACTGTAGTC
Proteins encoded in this region:
- a CDS encoding PKD domain-containing protein, whose product is MKKSISYALLFCLFLFSCKKDKQMAPDVNLLIKADAVQAKVAVGTTFSAGTNNGKAFQHEWKLDGKVVSTVYIFNFTAAKAGTYILAYKGYNEAGEFTHTYTITVPVPVVEITPTSSKFISRILDYLPAPGQFVNETLGKPEQAQKLIGSTTNLISLGGFGGYIIFGFDHSVVNNTGNDLAIYGNPSGAPYHFSEPGIVMVSQDSNGNGLADDEWYELAGSEYAKTSTIKNYEITYTNPKTFANVTWKDNQGNSGEIKVNNFHKHNFYPEFAANQENITFKGTLLSPSTGKVGSIIISSPFDWGYTDSYSTGDDYKTNSYNSFDLSWAVDKNGSKVDLKTIDFVKIYTGQNADAGSLGEISTEVKGAVDLGIK
- a CDS encoding YncE family protein, which translates into the protein MKHQLQQFFKLTGLLLLTALSFACRKDTPVDEDSEQGTKTPSLMVKGLYVLNEGNWGSNKSSLDYYSYDDGKYTRNIFGTANPTVTLGLGDVGNDVKIYGAKMYVVVNGSNKVEILNASNARQVAKLDINNPRYVTFHKNFAYITSYDGYVAMVDTTSLSTIKTKIMVGNQPEEMAVVGNKLYVANSGGYNYPNYDRTVSVIDLTTNTEIKKIDVAINLHHLKADKYGDVYVTSRGDYADVASSLYVIDTKTDAVKKNFNIPVSDFWINEDDAYLFSYSYSTSKSTYVKLNVKDETVASNNFIADGTEASITLPYGIAVDPTSGDVFVTDARDYVTPGTIYCFDKAGKKKFTFTTGDIPAHITFLFK
- a CDS encoding TonB-dependent siderophore receptor; translated protein: MNKKRMLTVASLGLAQLMIGQLANAQTQDSLQLKDVVISATKNDQKQSQTGKVVTIISREVLGRSNGKSLPDLLSEQAGIVISGGNSNQGKDKSIFIRGALGGYTLVLIDGIVQNDPASISGTFDLRLFSIDQIDHIEILKGGQSTIYGSDAVAGVINIITKKGGPKGNTIYGVASAGSFETYKGTIGLNGGVEGFSYNINYTHLKTDGISEAAVPPGSAAIFDKDGFKTDGLNANFGIKLDEHFSVNPFLRYFYGDYKIDQDGFTDGLHSNSSILKQFSAGFNSEYKFNNGKITLNYSHESNSNDVKSSYAGFPSNFLNFGKLNVVDLFYNQKLGNKLDLLVGIDNRKMKLVTDTKNPTTNIFAAYGSLFLHDLSIFNLEVGGRYNKHDQYGENSTYSITPSVNIIKEVKLFGTVSTAFKVPTLNMLFGQYGANLDLKPERSQNYEAGINLNIADEAFTLRIAGFKRDLTDAIVYTTGYINEGNQKYKGFEVEPAAKFSVFNINGYYAFVEGNTGTTNFLIRRPKHTFGINAGAQATDNLYASVNFRYFGKRFDTNFISYLNEEMPSYNLFNAYIEYALAKKRVKVFFDAKNILNKKYTEIIGYNTPGFNFNTGVSFNIR